DNA sequence from the Apium graveolens cultivar Ventura unplaced genomic scaffold, ASM990537v1 ctg2870, whole genome shotgun sequence genome:
gtggtgattgaacaagttttggatctccattagtcaaccaatgtGTAAAGCTTgttaaggtaaacaatctgatttacgaattaaatatctatttttcgcatggatcctgcggtgggtttcgaaaattctgatttttcacatttttacttactgtttccgttgcgtttatgtgctcgaaacccttcaagtTTAACGCAGACTTCTATATATATGAGGACAATACAGTTAAAAATGTTTTTTTTTCACTTGTATTTTAAAAGATCATATATAATTGTATTTAGAAAAGAAAAGACAAAAAGAAAATCAACAAAATAATTATCTCGGTATTTACTTTATACTGCcagttaattttttttaaaagaataaTGAAATAGTATAAAATACCATTCATACTTCTTATTCTATAAACATTAATTTTGTTTTTACTTTACTTTTGAAATTTGGTATCATGCATTAGTGTTTGACTGTCTGATAACAAACTTATTCAAATGTGTTGCTGATAAATTATCATTTTCTAcatttatgctaacattttttttattttaaacaAAACTAAATTAATGTCTACGGACTAAAACAACATAAATTTTAGTTTTCAAAAATGAATGAAAAAAGTTTGTACGTAAAATTTTCATGATATCAACTtcaaaaaaaaatgaaataatgTAGTTATTTATATGCTCATCAATTTAAGTTTCATTACGATTAAACAATGACGGATCAACCCGTTAAAAATAACTACACCCATTTTTTCATTAACACATTTAATAAATCTTCTTCCCGTATTATTATCTGTCATAGCTATGCGCTAAACTCTTATTTTACCATAATCATATCTTGCAGCCGTTAATTCAAAAtagaatttttttaaaagtaaagattcaaaatttttgggattaTGTAATTGTGCTTTGGAGATGATATAACCTAGTTATATGTTTAAATATGACAAATTACATATAAATTTTGGAAAATTACATATGGCCCTTACAGAGTTAACCGACAATAAATGAATTGCACACTTTGAACAATCTTGTAAATATTGGGTACACATGTGTATTTCTGAAATATTTAGTACACATTATGCAAAAATGTCAAACTTCGAGTAACACAATACATTTTACTCTTTGGTTAAATATTgtcatttttatattttcaaactttctAGTATAATTCTTCCCTCATTCGTATTTCACGTATTGTAAAAAATTAAAAGAAAGACGTTTTGAACAAAATATGAAAATCTCACATTCTATCAAATTTAATACAAAAATAATAGCGTAATTATACTAAAGACACACCATGTAAATAAGTGTTAATATTTCAAAATATTGAGAATTTGCGGGTCTTGATCGACCGATTGGTTCAAATTCTAAGGTGTTTCAACTTTCAACTTACACATATATTTTATAGAATTTCGAGGTATGTACTTACACATTTTATAGAATTTTACAATTTATGTATACTGATAAACTCGAATTTTGGGGCTATCTTGCAGATGGATCTACATTTGAAATTTGTACCAACATTACAATTACTTGTCCGAGTGCTCGTGTCCTTGAGTTGCTTGTGATGTTACTCGCACCGTGTTATTTTTGATTCCTCCTGAACCATATATATAACATGCTTTTCCTCCGTGAAGAATCATCTTATACGGAGAACCGTGAagaattattatttttatcataGAATCTCATCATAAattgtaaatttttattttaaaaaatataaaattcgatgctaatctagaatataaatataataaaaaatttaacagttaaaatttgataaaattacttgattttaaatttgacTCTACAgtggaataatttttaataagtgTGATTCTACTGTGATTCTGTTATAGAACCAATTTAAACTTtttcaatgattttttaaataaaaaattgtgtaatttcaatttttaacttgataattaaattttttaactatatattataaaaataaaataaattatatattttatattttttaaataatggttctcCACAATTCTCTACATAACATAAGAGGGTACTACATGGAGTGctaccctatatatatatataggggaatgatcaaatacaaattaaaattaaaatagaaaatatgaaccaatctaagccattagatctacctaatctaatggtccccctaaATCACCCCACCCAACTACTCTGCACCCCCTCACACCCAATTTCATCTTTttccctccgtttttaatttgatttttcccgtcaaatcgtaattttttttaaatccgatttcactatatttttctacatctctcaatGATCGATTTGCAGcccatatgtgttatatttcgaattagttttttttaaaaaaattatttggtttctagtttctattctaaattggtttcctattggagtagccccatatatatatagggtgctactccaatagaaaccaatttagaatagaaactagaaaccaaataattttttttaaaaaactaattcgaaatataacacatatggtatacaaatcgatcgttgagagatgtagaaaaatataggggaatgatcaaatataaactaaaattaaaatagaaactaggaACCAATCTAAGTCATTAGATctacctaatctaatggtcccccctaaatcaccccacccaactactctgcaccctcccacacccaatttcagcttttcccctctgtttttaatttgatttttcccgtcaaaccgtaagtttttttttaaatccgatttcactatatttttctacatctctcaacgatcgatttgcataccatatgtgttatatttcgaattagttttttttaaaaatttatttggtttctagtttttattctaaattggtttctatatatatatgtgaacAAATCATTATTCTCACGTACTATGTAAAAATATATGTAGCATCAAAGTTCAACTaatttttcattttaattttaaattgaCATATAACTGTCAACTATGACTTATACTCTTTTAGTAtcatttattattattattattatattaaattaacaCACGTGCACATGAGATTACAATGAGAATATTTAGAAGTGCAAAACCAATAATATTTAGATTTTATAGTACAAGACCTAGATCATTATATTATTGTTATTAGGAAAGTTGTTAGCACATTTGagaaaaaaaattagaattttttTTAGGCAATCTAGCATTTTCCTTCCCTAAAATTGTTAATTGTAACTTTTCAAAATTTGTAAGACATTGGTCTAAAAAATATTAATTGTGAAtccaattaatattatttatggaatGGTATTAAAGAAAACGCAATAAGGAAATAAGCCCATTGTATATTTTTTTGCCGTAAAATGAGTCGAATTTTATTAATCACTTAAATCATTCGACAAAACAAAATGGAAATCCGGGTGGACATCCCCCACCCTCCAAATACGATCAACTACTGAACAATTGTTTCTCGTTAAGTAGTGAGCGACCTTGTTCGCAGACCGTTTGACAAATCTAAACCTTACGTTTTTGTTACTCAAACTCGCTAGAAGCACACGACATTCCTTGATCAATCTCCCTAAGTACGAAAAGCACATAAAGCTGTGAATGGATTGTACAATCTGCAAGCAATCAGATTCGACCACCACATTGCAGTGACCTTCATTCTTCACCCAACTTAAAGCTTCCCAAATTCCCATTGCTTCAACCATGTCTACACTAGGACGTCCTCTTTAGCAATTCGATATGGCTTCAATCAATCTACCTTCATGATCACGGGCTACAAAAGCGAAACTATAACAATTTGATTACTCAAAAATGGCAGCATCAGAGTTAACCTTAACGCTGTTGGGCAGGGGTACGCACCAGTGCTCATCACCATCGTCCGGGGACATGTATCCCATGAAACGATCGAAAGTTCAAACTTGAACACTTCTCCATTGCCTAAGGACCGAATACACTGATTCCACCATTTCAGAATATTTCAAACTGTGCTggttgttgtgcaagacatgcatgtactataataagaccaagtcaaattgacaaccctaataagtaagttgtattgtaatcttagtttgtattttgtattgtaacatttaaagcCTGTAAAAATGATCAAGAGCAGAATgaagtctttttctgtaaacagtatcaaacctaagaattctatctggaagaagatcaagaagatcatgcctcaaaataattatgaagaagcttggagttgaatatatctgtttagagaaaaatgttctatgtcaagatctctacaagtcacagatttagtgttatagagaagtcattcgagaactcctgaataacttatagagaaatcaggaaagctactagagaactcagagatatcgacaaaccaaattgacgacatgaagattggagatatcgacaagtcatctattcactagagaactcagagttatcgacaagtcaaatatcactagagaactctgagatatcgacaagtcaaaatatcactagaaaactctgagatatcgacaagtcaaaatatcactagagaattctgagatatcgacaagtcaaaatatcattagagaactcagaattatcgataagtcaaagtgaagacatgaagatgagagatctcgacaagctaaattctcttatagagaactcagagacctctataagtcaaaacaactatagagtaatgagagatcttgataagccattatatatatcgagatgtcaagttctctatataccaaactggagatctcgaggtaaaaactcaaagtacaaagtgcagaccagttcaatatcccagattaacaatcaacaaacaattcaatcagttggattgacaagtctacaaaaggaAGCTTGAGGCGTGCAAGATCagtggtgaagattaactgacaaaggaagatcaaagttaacacagtatgcaaagatatgctaagcctgaaatggaagatatgcttttcctaaaatggaatgattagtgataacttactaaagtgaatatcatctcttattatacactgtgcaaaccagtagttaactatcatataaagttaacactagtcctttgttagttgtaacaatttagatcataaaatcttgtattctctcaaaaaagaagctaagctctttatctccaaagagcctagaaattttgtagcaaaacattcttaattttaatataaaattaagtgagttttgaaagatctgtgttctttactGTTATTGTTTAGTTTCAGTTCTAACACATtccactacaagatttaatttactttgttcacaatcataaacaattcaagaaaagcagaaaaacacaaaaacacattcacccccctctatgtgtaattcattacctaacactgGTTCCAAATTAGCTCGTTTCTGCTCTTCCATAACATCCAAAAAACCATGACTATAGAAAGAATTTCCTTGCTTTTTCGCTGCTAGAACACCAGCTGAAACCACTCAATAAAAGAATTAAACTCGCCAGAAACTTTTAATTTTTGACACCTCTCACAGCTAGAAGTAGCATGGGGACACATAACTAGAATATGCAAGATTGTCTCTCGATGAACATTACACACTAAATATAGATCATTTACCTGAACCCTCTTTGCACAAAGCATATCCTTAGTAGGTAAACAATTTGTAGAAGCACGCCACATGAAATTTTTGACCTTGGGTGAAATTTTTAAGTTTCAAAGTTTCCGCCAAAAGCCAGAGTTTGCTTCTGTAATATTCTCATTCTTGTCATCCTGCATTAGAAGACTGAAACTCTTGACCGAGTAGTTGCCCATCTTGTCACGTCTCCAGTACCAAGAATAATGAACCTCATTATCCAATGGGATTGATAGAATAATGTTCGCATCCCTACTATCAAATATATCCAGGATTAGGTAAATATCCCAATTGTTATTGTCCATACTCATAAGAGAAGAAACCATTTGCCCATGTAATGCCGCATTTCTAGTTTGAATATAGGCTTCATCCTCTATTGGCAATCATGGGTCTTCCAGAATATTGATAGACTGACCGTTACCAACTCTGCAGCCAATTCCCCTTCTAATAACAATTTGAGACTCTAACACACTCCTTCAAATGTAATTGGGGTTATTACCAATTTTAGCATTGAGAAAAGAACCTTGGGGATAGTATCGTGCCTTGTAAATTTTACTCACTAGTCTTTCTGGGTATTTTAGCAGCCTCCACCCTTGATTACCGAGTAAAGCTATGTTGAAATCCCGGACACTTCTGAAACCCATACCATCAGATGACTTCCTTTTACACATGTTGCTCCAACTTTGCCAATGTATGTTTCTGTCCTTCTTAGAGCTTTTTTTCACCAAAACTTGCACATCAGCCTCTCAAGTTGTTGACACAGAGGTCTTTAACAACACCTCTTTACCACCTTTTGACAGAGTTTTTTTTATCCCAACCTTGGATACGGTCTTGCAACTTCTCTTTCAGAAAGCCGAATATCGATGATTTATTTCTACCAAATATATTAGGTAGACATAAATATAAACTTCGATCATTAGCTTTCATAAATCTGAGCTCCTGGCACAACTCACTTTTCAAAGAACTTGGTGTATTATTGTTGAAAAAAACTGAGGATTTGTCAACATTTATTTGCTGCCCTGATGCTCTTTCAAAAATCTTTAATAATTGTATGACATTATCTGCACTATCCATGTTGGCTTTACAAAAGATGTAAGAATCATCTGCAAAGAACATATGCGATATAGATGGTGCAGTCCTGGCTACCTTGATTTCTTTTATCATTTTACGTCTTTCAGAATCATGCAGCAAAACTGCAAGGCCTTCTATGCAGATGATAAACAGATACGAAGATAAGGGGTCTCCTTGTCTAAGACCCCGTTCTGGAATAATATAACCAAAATTCTGGCCCGCGTGAGATATCTTGTATTGAACAAAAGATATGCAACTCATGAATAGTTGAATCACCTTTTTATCAAATCCCATCTTCAGTAACACAACTGCTAAATAATTTCATTCAACTAGATCATAAGCTTTGGACATGCCAAACTTTATTGCCATCTAGCAGTCCTTTCCTTTCTTCTTCCTTTCCATACAGTGCATGACTTTAAAAATGACCATTATATTATTCATAATTAACCATCCATGTATAAAAGCACTTTGAGAGTCTGAAATAATTGAATCAATGACTTTTTTCAATATGTTTGCCAAACCTTTGGAAATGATTTTATAAACCACGTTGCAAAGGGATATAGGATGGATATCCGTCATGAACACTGGAATAGGTTTCTTGGGTATCAAGGCAATGTTCGTGCCCTTTAGCTGATCATCAAGCTTTCCAGAGTCAAAAAAACTTTTCACTATTGAGGCCATGTTTGTTTTCACAATATTATTCCAATATTTTTGGTAAAAACCTGGGCTTATACCATCTGGTTCCATGTTAAAAAGTACTGCCTTTACCTCTTTCTCATCAACCTCAGCTAACATCAATTCATTTTGAGTTGTTGTGACTCTGCTAAAAGTGCAGTTAGTAACACTTTCCCACCCTGTACTTGTAGCAGTGAACAAATTTACGAAATACTCTTCCATTTTTTGTTCTAGACCGATACCCCACTCCACTTTATTGCCATGACTATCTTGCAAAGAGCTGATATGATTCGATTTTATTCTATTCTTTGTAGTTGCATGGAATAATTTATTATTCTGATTTCCTTCACGAAGCCACAATTGCTTGGATCTTTGACGCCAAAAAACCTCCTGCTGAGCATAGGTTTCTGCCAATTTTTTTTCCTCTTGAGTTATCTTCACTGAATGAGCATCCCTCATCCCTTTCAATGCTTTCAAGATCTTTCTGCTTCTGTTTATACAACCCTTAAAATTGTCAGTAATTTCCTTTCCCCAAGCTGACAAAGCTTCTGCACAATGAGAAAGCTTATCATAGAATGAACTTGAATTGTTGCAGCGGACATTCTCAACTAACTGGTAGCACATGGGCTCTCTAATCCAagcattttaaaaataaaacattCGCGTATAATTCACTATGGTACCAATTTCAGGATCCAACCATATCAGACAGTGATAAGAAGTTGGCACTTCTAGATTTGTAAGCTTGGCCTCTTTGAACATGTTCAAAAAATCAGGAGAGACAAGTGCTCTATCAAGACGCACTTCAATGTGGTTGTTCGTACCAAGTCCTCGTTCCCAAGTGTAATGATACCCGCTCAAGTTCATATCGATTAAATCACAGTCATTGAGCACATCTTGAAAACCTTGTAACAATCGATGATGATAAGGTCTACCACCTCTTTTATCACTTTGTGAAATGACATTGTTCATGTCTCCTATCAAGCACCATGGAAGAGTATTATCTCTGGCCAGTGTCCTTAATAAATCCCAGGTCTCTTGACACTTTGATCGCTCACGCTCACCATAAACTCCAGAAAGTCTGTATTGGAGACCTTCTTTAGTTGTCACAAGCACATCTATATGATTTTTATTAAACGAACACAAAGTCACTTCATCCTTATTGCGCCACAAGAGAGCTACATCTCCACTATGGCCATTAGCTTCCACCAATTATCCCTTCAAACCTAAAGACATTCTCACATTCTCTACTGTCTCTTTCCTACAAATAGTTTcacataaaaaattaaaattgggCTTCTTTTGGAGCACAATCTACTTAAGGAATTGTAAATCCCATGGGGTCCCAAACCCATGACAATTCCAACCGATAATACTCATGATGCTAGAAGAGACCTTCATGGATACCCGCCTCCTCTCCGTTTTTGAATCCAGAATATTATTTGGACGGGCTTGTTCAATATTCATATTCACATCTTCATCTGTCCCCGAAATTACTTATGTGTTGAGGCCCATTTGATCATTAAATCTAAAAAGCCCATTGTAAATTTGTGTAATTAAATTAGACAAGTAATTTTTAGCTCTACTTTTTTAGGGTTAGTTGTTAGCCGGGCCCTAATCACTTTTTTACTTGATATTGTGTATCTTTTATAATAACTTAGCTTCAAGAAAAAACTCAAAACCCTAAGCCTCCTCTCAAAAACCTAGCATTCTCTACAAAATCAGCCTCCTTTTAACGGGGCTTCCGTCGGTTTATCCGGTGGAAAGCCCTAAATCTgttgatttattttatttctttttttttctttcaataATCTTTCTTTTGAGGGAAGAATTTTTACCTATTTAGTTTGTTTTTAGATCTAATTGTCAGAGTTTGAATTTTCTTTCATCTTGAATTCAAGCGGAACATATTGGATTTGAGGGTGAAATGATTATCTCTTTTTAAGTTTCATTTTTTCAAATCTGaattttttatttagattttcagtTTATTTTCTCTCCTTGGTGAGAGTGTGTTTGTTTCTCTCCTTTATTGTGAGTGTCGGATCTGATTTAGTGATGAAGATTTATAATGGGTTACATTTTCGATAGTTCAAACACGTTGGGATTGTGATGAAACAGGTACATGTAAATATATCTTCTTCAACATATCGTTTGATGGTCTCTGAACGAAGACTTGCATGAAAACCGGCGATTTGATCCATTTTATGTTTGTTCGACTCGATCATTTGTGTAGATGCCGTATGACTTTTTATTATTGTATTGAATCTATTGTTCTTCAAAAAAAACTTAGCTTCAAGGAATCTAAGCAGTTACTTTACATATGCTAGTTAATTTACACTCATTCTTTATTTACAATTTACTCTTTTTTCTACCAAAAATATTACAATAATTTTACCTTAGTTTCATCTTATGCCGGTTCTCACCAGCGGGAATGGACATGTAAATATGGCATGCATCTTGGTTTCTAGTTGATTAGGAGCAGCCTCGTCTTAACCGATGCACTGCACTTGAATTTTTAAAAGGAAATGAAAGCCAAGAAAACTTTTGTATAGTTGCCAGTTAACGACGAACTTGATAATCAGAGTAGAGATTGTCCATCGTGCTGCTTTATCcggattttaaaaaatataattcttTTGAAACTCATTAGGTCGGGTTGGGTCGGGCCGTACTTCCTAAAAAATTAAAATTCGTTTTAGGTCCGCGGTTGGAATCAAATCGGGCCGAATTGGGTTTTATCCcgattttatttatatattaaatattgcttttatattttataactcgaaCTATGAGTAGTTTAAGTACGGGAGaaaataatatcttgatatattaGAGAGACTAGTTTAGACAtcgaaataaataataataattattttttgctAAATATATATTATTCTGTAATTTGGGTGAGTTGTGGAAAGAACGCGGAAATAATAATTACGGCCAATTCGCCTCAGTTATCGATCATAATTGCGGCCAAACTCGCCGGAACCCTTCGATAATCGGTACACGGTACTGGAA
Encoded proteins:
- the LOC141700744 gene encoding uncharacterized protein LOC141700744 → MNNVISQSDKRGGRPYHHRLLQGFQDVLNDCDLIDMNLSGYHYTWERGLGTNNHIEVRLDRALVSPDFLNMFKEAKLTNLEVPTSYHCLIWLDPEIEALSAWGKEITDNFKGCINRSRKILKALKGMRDAHSVKITQEEKKLAETYAQQEVFWRQRSKQLWLREGNQNNKLFHATTKNRIKSNHISSLQDSHGNKVEWGIGLEQKMEEYFVNLFTATSTGWESVTNCTFSRVTTTQNELMLAEVDEKEVKAVLFNMEPDGISPGFYQKYWNNIVKTNMASIVKSFFDSGKLDDQLKGTNIALIPKKPIPVFMTDIHPISLCNVVYKIISKAGVLAAKKQGNSFYSHGFLDVMEEQKRANLEPVL